ATGGATAAAGATGGGTTTGTCTCAGAGGAATATTGGAGATGAATCTCGACTCGCTTCTAAAACACGCAGACCCGCTTATTGCAGAAGCCTTGGACCATGCATTGTCTGAAAAAGAAGTCACCATATCCGAGGCACTACGACTGTACGGGGCACGTGGTCTTGACTTTCACTTGGTTGGAATGGTGGCAGACGAGCTTCGAAAAAGGCGCGTAGGCGACATTGTGTCATTTGTGGTAAATAGAAACATCAACTTTACAAACGTCTGCATCAAGCAGTGCGGATTTTGCGCATTTAGCCGCGACTATAGAGAGGAGGAAGGATACTTTTTGCCAATAGAGGAAATTGTACGGCGCGCAAAGGAAGCCCACACACTTGGAGCAACAGAGGTCTGCATACAGGCTGGCCTTCCGCCAGACATGGACTCTAAAACATACGAGGACATTTGTCGTGCAATAAAATCAGAAATACCCGACATTCACATTCACGGATTTTCCCCAGAAGAAGTATTGTATGGTGCGACACGATCCAGTGTTTCCGTAAAGGAATATCTGATGCGACTAAAGGATGCTGGAGTCAACACCCTGCCCGGAACTGCAGCAGAAATACTTGACCAGGACATGCGCGATAAAATATCTCCAGGCAGAATCAGTGTAAATGACTGGATTGATGTAATAAAAACTGCGCACAGACTTGGAATCCAGTCGACATCCACGATAATGTTTGGTCACATTGAAACACCGGAAGACAGAGTGCGACACATTGCAAAGATTAGGGAAATCCAAAAGGAGACAGGTGGGTTTACCGAGTTTGTCCCGCTTAATTTCATTCATTCAGAGGCCCCAATGTACAAGCATCGGCTGTACGAAGAAATCAGTGATGGTGCATCGGCAAACGACGTTTTGTTAACACATGCAATATCTCGAATAATGCTAAACAACCACATCAACAACATCCAAATGTCGTGGGTAAAGGAAGGCCCCAAAATGGCACAGGTTCTCTTGATGTGGGGCGCAAATGATTTTGGCGGCACGTTAATCAATGAGTCCATTTCCACATCTGCTGGTGCATCGCACGGTCAGCTGTTGCGGCCAAAGGAAATGAGAAGGCTGATTCGAGAGATAGGTCGAATTCCCGCGCAGAGGAGCACTTCATATGACATACTAAAAACCTACGATTCCGAACCGGAGGAAGAGGAACTGGATAGAGTTGATGCATCCAAATTCGGGTCTTACTTTGAGCTAGTCAAGCTGGACAAGTACAGGTACAAAAGTCCAAGGACAAGCTAGTTGTCCATTTGTAGTGACATAATTTCTCGGGCGCAAAAAATAGACTTAGATGAATGCGAATCTGTATTTTGCACCAAAAAAACAATCACAGTACGAATCACAGATTCTGAGATTGCTGAAATCAAGGAGAATTATGGCAGTTCTGTTGGGATTCGTCTAGTCAAGGACAAGAAAATTTCATCTGCGCAGTCCAATGCTACAGATTATGACAAAATAATTGAAGAGGCATTGCACGCAGGAAAAAACCTCAGTCGTAGGGAATTTTGGAAATCATATCCTGTCGGATCTAAAGATATACCAATAGAGAAAACAAACGATTCCAAACTTTGGGAAATGGACTCTGCTAAAGCAATTGAGCTTGCACAATCCATGATAGACTCTGCTCTTCATCAAAAAATTACGCGAATATCAGGCTCTCTGAATATCGTATGCGACGATTTTGAAATAGCAAATTCATCCGGCCTGCAAAAGTCGGAAAAAGCCACATACATTTCAGGTCTCATCAATGCAGACTCTGAGACGGGAATTCCAGTATCAGGAATTGGCCAGACAAACTCTAGGGTATTGGACTTATTTGATGTTACAAAAATAGGCGCAGACGCCCGCCAAATGTGTGTAAATTCGATAAATCCAGACACCATACAAAACAAGATAACTAGCATAATCTTTGAGCCGCAGGCGGTAGGGGAACTGCTGTACTTTGTCTTGGGTCCGAACTTTAATCTCAAGACATTTTCTGAGGGGAGGAGTTGTTTTTCCGAGATTGGCGAAAAAATTGCAATTAATGGTTTTAGTCTGGTCGATGATCCGCATGTGCCAAACAGCCTTGGCGCAAAATCATTTGATGATGAGGGAGTGTCGACAAATCAGAGACATTACATCAGAGATGGAATATTGGAGGGGACGTATTCGGATACATATAACGCACTAAAAGAAAACACAATATCGACTGGAAATGCGTGCAGATTTGGTGTGCCGCT
The genomic region above belongs to Nitrososphaerota archaeon and contains:
- a CDS encoding TldD/PmbA family protein, with the protein product MSRAQKIDLDECESVFCTKKTITVRITDSEIAEIKENYGSSVGIRLVKDKKISSAQSNATDYDKIIEEALHAGKNLSRREFWKSYPVGSKDIPIEKTNDSKLWEMDSAKAIELAQSMIDSALHQKITRISGSLNIVCDDFEIANSSGLQKSEKATYISGLINADSETGIPVSGIGQTNSRVLDLFDVTKIGADARQMCVNSINPDTIQNKITSIIFEPQAVGELLYFVLGPNFNLKTFSEGRSCFSEIGEKIAINGFSLVDDPHVPNSLGAKSFDDEGVSTNQRHYIRDGILEGTYSDTYNALKENTISTGNACRFGVPLGRSTDPIPVSAPHNLSIVPGNQTRNEIIQNTQDGILVGRLWYTYPVNPIKGDFSCTARSGIFQIKYGQIKPIKSVRIIHNLPILLKNISAIGNDSKVVLPWAGLPVTCPTIKCDGIAVSSI
- the cofH gene encoding 7,8-didemethyl-8-hydroxy-5-deazariboflavin synthase subunit CofH; translated protein: MEMNLDSLLKHADPLIAEALDHALSEKEVTISEALRLYGARGLDFHLVGMVADELRKRRVGDIVSFVVNRNINFTNVCIKQCGFCAFSRDYREEEGYFLPIEEIVRRAKEAHTLGATEVCIQAGLPPDMDSKTYEDICRAIKSEIPDIHIHGFSPEEVLYGATRSSVSVKEYLMRLKDAGVNTLPGTAAEILDQDMRDKISPGRISVNDWIDVIKTAHRLGIQSTSTIMFGHIETPEDRVRHIAKIREIQKETGGFTEFVPLNFIHSEAPMYKHRLYEEISDGASANDVLLTHAISRIMLNNHINNIQMSWVKEGPKMAQVLLMWGANDFGGTLINESISTSAGASHGQLLRPKEMRRLIREIGRIPAQRSTSYDILKTYDSEPEEEELDRVDASKFGSYFELVKLDKYRYKSPRTS